In Rhipicephalus sanguineus isolate Rsan-2018 chromosome 1, BIME_Rsan_1.4, whole genome shotgun sequence, the DNA window GGACAGCATGCAAAAACACTCAACGTCAAGCTTCTTGTCCTGTATGAGGATTTGATGCGTAACGTTGTCCAATTTTAGACAGAAGTAGGCTAGCTTACCTACATCTTGCGTAGAAGTAAATTACGCAGTTTTACGTTATGTCAGCAGTGtgcactgtataatgctgttcaAGCTTTTCATGTgtgccctaatttttttttatttgtcaccCCTGTGTTCAGTCTGCTGCTTGCAACAAGAAAAATCAAACAAGAACATTAGGCGTGCTTATGTACTACTGAAATTCTCAATTTATGCTCAATTTACGTTATTTTGCCCCAGCCCTGTAGAAAATTGTAGCAAGGAAAAAATGTAAACTCCTTGTCTATTTCTAAATAAAAGGAGTAAACAAGAAGTGTGTattttaaaaacaaaaaataattacaCAAGTACTTAAAACCTTGTAAAGCTTGTGTGAAATGTTCAAGAGCTTTTCTTGTGGTTTTGATTTTCCTTGTACTGTTCTGAAATGATTATGGTTTAGGTTAAGCTTTTTTGCTGAAACATCATGATTGTTCTAGTTGATCAAATGGTCTCCTATTCATCGTGTCTCTGCATGTACCACATGTCCATATAGAGGCCTAGATTTGTGTAGGTGCTGGTTTCGTGTGCAGCAATATCGCTCACATACTCAACGTTAGAGTATTCACGTACGTGCATGtctatggtaaaaaaaaaaattgcataggAGATTTTATCCTATGTAATATCTCTTGAATTTGATTACTGCTGAGAGAGCCATTTACGGTGTGTTTTAAAATATGAACTGTTGTAAAGTTTGTGCCATGAAATGTAAAGTACTGATGGCATGATAGGTGTAAATTTGGAATAACTGATATGCCTACCTTCGTTTCCCAAATCTGGAGTTTTTACGAGGttggaactttattaaatgtgCTCTAATGGGATTGCATCGGGGAGATTTATACAAATGCTTGACATTGTCATGGTTTGCCTCTCCTTCCATTTTATATGTACTTTGgcataaaaatatatataattaGCTTTACCATGTGGGCATGCAGCACAGGGATCCATAATAACTACCCATCCTACTTTCAAAGCTGTGCACATGGCCCACAACATCAATCTTTCTTGGCTTCAGTAATCTACGTCTCACTTTTCTCTTTCACTCCCATTTCCTCCGATATGCTTTTTAGTGAACTGATGTAAAATAATAGAATAAGTGCCAAATTACTAAACTGCTGCAATTTAAGGCGTTTAATGTAGTGACTTACTTGCATACTGTATGAGTAGCAGCATACAGATATCTTTatcttaatgttttttttttctattttcgcacCCTTCACACCTCTGCCTGCTAAACGTGTGGCACCTGTTCATTCTTGCATATATTATAGCTTGTTGGTTTGGTTTACTACTACCCATACTATCCTAGTGAAGTTGCTCACTATGCAAAGTAACAATATCTGGGCAATAAAAAATTTATCCTACCTTGCAGTGCTTTTTGCCTTTTTTCCCAGCTTGATTTACATACAGGGAAACAGCTGTGTAAAAAGAAGTTGACAGGGAAACAGCTGTGTAAAAAGAAGTTGCTTATACAGATGGACAACCTTTTTAGACATGCCATAACCTACTTTGAGACACATGCTATCGCTATCACTATTAAGTTTATACAGCCTGTATTAATTCCACTTTCAGAGGTCACATTACCAAACACACATTATCTAAACTTGCACCCCCACATAGCTCTACGAAACCAATCAAAAGAGCAATTTAAGCACACTGTTTATAGCCTACTAACCATGTAATTGTACCGCAACATAATCATGTCAGCCAAACAaatgcttcctctttctttgattttctgCATATGCTTGTTCCTGTTTGCCTTGATAAATTTTATGCCGCTGTCTATTTTGCTCCTTATACTGAAACTCTGTGGTTTGAATTTTGTGCTGATGCATAACCATAAACAGACGATCACATGCATTTGTTTCCTACCCCTTATCAAAAGGCAGGCCTTTATGATGTGTGAATGACACCTTTTACCTGCCCTTCTGTGGTTTTACTTGCAAAATAAACCAGAACAACAAATAATTACTATTGATTTTCTCTGGAGATTTGGAGCAATTGTTTGTGGCTTTTGTGAACCGTGGAGGAGAAATAATTAAATAGACTGCAGCATGATTATAAACCTGTGTTCACTGCTCTAATTTGCCAATTTGAAGCCATTAACAATCTCtgtattatttttaattttttatttgctttttaaCCACTGCAGTAGCTCCTATACATAGCATAAATTGATTATAAAAATGTTTTCAGTTCATACTATTGCATTTCAGCCATTGAGCATGGCATTTTCTCATTCTGATTgaagtttctttttatttatatatgaaaaaaaatggGAAGGTacgctacgttagagccggctatcccatagTCATGATATTAATattggaaaaacaaaaaaaagaatgaaagaagaagaaaaaaaaataatcagaagcactgtgcatcctgatatatatatatatatatatatatatatatatatatatatatatatatctttatgtTTTGCAGATACATTACAGATTGTATCATTTGCAACTGGTACGAAAAGCATACCCACAGATCATGCTTGCAGACTTGGTATGTACCTATGTCAAATCGCATTTTTATAAAAAAGGGGTTCTGATGAAAAAGCATCATGGTCGTTGGCTACACTGATTGTCACATTGGTCCAGGGGGGATATAACAGTGTGACAATTTACAATGTTCTTTGTCAATACTTACATGATTGTTTTCAAACAGTCCTCGGCACTTTAAGATGTGAATCATAATTCATGCAGCAGCAGTTGGTTATGGAAACTTTTTGATTCTTGAGCTAGCTGTATATGCCACCATCGCAATTATAGTCCCAATGCTCCAGACAAATGCAACAATGGCCGTATGTTACCTTGAGCTGTGGGATGTTGGTACGCTAAGCATGAATAATTCTTTGGTGTAACAAGTTACTCCAGTGGTACAGAGTATTTAAAATAGTTTAAGCCTCAATATTTACACAGCACTTTTATCAGATGCGTCCAGTACATAAAAATCCGTGGAACGCATAAGCCATTTGGAAGTGAAGACTGGCAAAAGCCTTTGTTGTCTATGGGTAATACTTGTTTTGACACCAGATAACTAGTAAAGTTGTGGAAGCATTATTAGTGCTTAACGAGCAAGACCTTTTCCCAAGACCAGTTCACAACTGCTTGACATGTCCCACAGCTTTCACTGCAGTACATGGACTTAGTGGTATGGAGCATGGGCTATATATATCTATCACTGGCAACTTTAGTGCTGTGCTGGTTTATTAATTATGAGCATTTACAAAAAAATACTGTACAAATATGAATCTGAATATTTTATTCCTTTGCTGCATTTTATATGTTTTTTAACTGCGTGTTGAACCATTTAAGCACGAAGTTGAGGCATTTAACTTGAAGTGTAGGCGTAGGCAAGGGCATAGCCAGATTATTTTTAGGGGTGAGGGGTGTTCAACCATTCTCTATGTATGTTTGTGTggcatttgtatgtgtgctgcTGTGCACGTATGCAACcatgcaaaactaaaaaaactttgggggggggggggtgaaccctcCCAGTtgtgtattctaccacagagccgtgcCAGCAAGCACTAGTGCTTGAAATCACTTTGGAAAAAGATCCCATGTCGGACAAGGAGTAACGTTAGCAGATGTAATATTGCTGGGCAGAAGCATTGAATCACGCCAGCCGTGTGAATTGAGTGACTGGTTGAAAGCTAGCCAACCCTTCACCAAGGGCTGACCTATAattcatcagtcacagcatcaacaaagtgtacagctACTTGCATGACCTCTCGAGCTCCgataatggtgatgatgatgatgaatacgaTGATAAAATAGCCACACTGGACGGCTTTTATCATTGAGTTGTCTTAGGCAAGTGCGTAAGAGACCCTGATTTTTCTTGTGGCAATGTAACTGTATGGCATATAAGTCACTGCCAGCTAAAATGTGATAAAAGAATAGGAGTGCTTAAGGGACCCTGATTTTTCTTGTGGCATTGTAATTGTATGGCATGTAAGTCAGTGCCAGCAGCAATGTGATAGAGGAAGTGAACATATGATGAAGAGTGAAATACAATGTAAGAAAGATCAAGGCAAACACACTGCACCTGAAAAAGAGAAACTGTGTGTCATTGCTTTACTTGTTAATTCATACTATGCATTTGCCTTCTCCCTTGCTACTTAACATAGCTGGTAGCTTTTGATTCTAGTGTGTCCTGTATACTTCTTTTTTGTTGAGCCCGGTCCTTGTTCTCATGCTGAAACAAAATTTAACATAGCGTGCTTGATTCTCTTTGGTAAAAGAAATTCTACGAAAGTTGCTATTGATTTTCTGATGCAGTACAATGATTTGTAACAAACCAGTATAATGTATTCATGGGATGCTTCCGGAATCTGGCAGGCTAGAAAGCTGGTGCAGGAGTTTTGACGTGTTGCCACTTGGTCGTGCTTCCATTTGTTTTTATGTCATTTTCTTTTTAAGTTTAGGCTTCTCAGTAAACATCATGCATTCGGTATTAAGAAGTGCAATCTGCCCATGGTGCTTAACTTTATATATTTCTATAATGTCCTTCATGAAGAGAAATCATTTAAGACTATTAAAGCTGTCAAAAGGAAGTCCATGTTTCTCAGAGGACATGTTCTTCAAAATTTTACTGCTAAGAAATATTTAGCTCAGCCAAAAATGCCGTTCCGTTGATAGCAGGCCTTAATTCCATAGAATATATTGGCTTTCTTATTTCATTCTAGGCAACCAGGTAATTGACAACCATGCTGAAGTGTTAGCCCGGAGGTGCTTTCTCAGGTACGTCATTGCAAACAGACTGCATTAACATTGAAAACAAGCCCAATTCTTCAGTGTATTTGCTAAATATCTTTATGCGGCATGAATAATTAATAGTAACAATAGTtagttgaataataataatagttgcaTGATTATGTAGAAATACTTAAGGCACTGAGGTGTCTttgtgctgcccccccccccccttttttttttctttcttggaaacTTTCAGTGTAGTGTGCCCCTAAAATTTGTAGTATGTGTATTAGGCCTTGCTAATGGCTCCACAATAAAACTTACTGGGGAAGGAGGCAGATTTTCTACCATGGAATGGTGTAGTAGAGTTACTGAACCTGTtagatttccttttctttttcttttttttgcttaggAACACTTGCATCTACCTTCAAGTGGAGTGTTTCTTGTGAGCAAATAGCacctttatattttttttctcgttacaGTGCCACAAGTGGTAAATTTTTGTGGATTGTTACAGTGCCGTCCTGGATCACATGTGCAAAGTGtaaggaaaaaacaaacaaacaaagaaaactcGCTTTACAGGCAGAAATTTTTAGTTCATCCATGTTTTCTGTATCAAAGTCTTTGTTATGTACCATACTTTAACATTTTAAGGGGCAGTGGAAATGCCTCGCACATTAGGGATCAAATGGAAGTACAACAGCTTCGTGATGGCATTTGCAAAAGAAATAATTCCGCAGAGCTAGCAGGGTGACTGCCTCTCTGCACTCTCTGGGGTTCCCACTTCTGCCAAATTTCAATGCAGCTGGTTGTCTTGCTCTTACCAGTGTGGGTGACTTGCGGTTACCAGTGGTAAGAAGTAGTTCGTATAAATATAAGCTTTTTGTTTATGCAATCATGAGGAGTTATAATGTGAAGCACAGTGCtaatcagtggtggatccagaggggggtgggggggggcagtAGGGGCGATCCCCCCTCCCTCCAAAGGCTGTGTCAGCCTTTCTGCCCCTCCCTTAAGTGCCTGTCGTCcccctcctttgtcaggttgcttctGCTACCCCTGCCCAAAAGGTGGaaggagaatcttgtccccgccctctttttctctccttatctcatcccccccccccttcccgttcAGATGAAGGAACCGCACCCCCAAAGTCGGCACCTGGCTCCGCTTCTGGTGCTAATACATACTCAAAATTTCCAGCCAGCTCTCGTTTTCAGGGCAGCTACAAATGTAATGTCTGGGCATTTCACCAGGACATCCAAGGGCAGTGCGGCTTCAGTCATTTTCAGTAATTTTTTGCATATCTAGTATATGCCACTGCATGATTTTGTAACTGTTTCTTAATGCTTGGAAAACTGATCTTACAGATAATAAGAAAGGTATGCAGGAATGCACTGTCAGTGTCATCCTGCATCCCATGATTTTTCTGTATTCTGTCTGCCTGTTGACACAATGGAGATAACACCAGCCCAAATTGATTGGCCAACTTCCTTCTGCACACAAGAGGTGTGAACATTGCAAAAGGCAGAATACAGAAATAAGAAATAGTGCACATGTACTCATATTCAAAACTGAAATGTTAAACTGGCTGTTTGGAGGATAAGAGTGCTAAAACAGTAAAATCCAAACATCCTGGCTTTAAGAAATCTTATTGTTCTTTAAGCACTAAGAAAACATCCTCTCACTGTGGCCTACCTACACACTCTTATTGCTATGTATGTTTGTGAGGAATATAAGATGGAACACTGCAGTTACCTTTTagaggccatagcggctaaacacagttggcaagcgcaaatgTGTTCttgacactaaatgctcaagcggaaggCATCTGTGGCAATTCAGTACATCACGTTCATATCAGTACATTAGAAGTAATCTTTGAATAAGCATGAAATCAATGTTTGAGCTCACATTGCTCATGAGAGTATGTACTTATGTATGACCTCTTTACAACTGCTCATGTGTGTTATTGTTATGACTTTATATTAGAGGAAAATTGAAGCAAGAACAATGCTCATATTAGGCAACCCGCTTTCCTTTAAACAGAGCATTATTTCATGAATTTCCCAAATTGCAGATTGAAAACTTATACAGGAAAGACTTCGTTAAGTTCGTGTCTCTCCTTTAACAGCGAAAATACTTTGCATGTTCTCATAACACCTGTGATGCTGTGAAGAAACCTAAGTGGATGAGGTTTCACAAGAATTACATGAAACAAGATGTTAAGGCATACCAGGTGTGTGAGATAACAAGAAAAACTAGAACTATGATGCTGTAGCACAAGGCCTCTAATGTTTATGTTGTGGCAAAATATCTTTTAATCACCAGAgctactctgaaaaaaaaaaacagacataaaGCAATATATTTAATTAGTACTTAGAGCATTAGCCTTTTGTTTGCTCAGCCATGTGATACCTGAGTTGTGTTATGTACTCCAGTGTAGCTACATGCCTGGAATTaataaagaatgaaagaaatgTACACATGTGATCTGACTGTCCACGGAGCCCAGTTATGGAAGCCATGTGCCGGAGGAATGCATAAAACATAGTCGtcctttaccttttttttttttttttgtggagatAGCATCTTACCTGCTTTTCGTGACATGTCTGTCATTAACAGGTTTGTCTACTCTGAACTTCTAAAGTTGGCACATGGTGGAGATTCGTCTGTTTTTGAAACCACAGACTCTTCTGTATTTGAATGTCGACTGAAACCAGGATTGAAGATTCACCTCTTCTCAAGTCATACTCCATGTGAGCAGTGTTCTTGGTCTGTGCAGCACGTGCATAACAAATTGTGAAATGATTCATGCTGCGGAGCAGCTGCGTTGactacagtgtttttttttaaatcggaATGATAATTTCTATTTGTTCTTTTTATTTACCCATTGGGTCACATTGCTTTTAGGTGGTGATGCTTCCATCTTTCCCAAAACTGGGGATGTGTCATCTGCAGCGGAAGTTGAAGATGTAGAAAATGATGCAACGCCTTCAAAGCGACCCAGATTAGATCCCGATATATATAGGTGAGCAGCAGCACCACTGCTGGATGCCGGACTGGTGATGGCAACTAAGCACCCTCACTAAGCCAAAGATCGCACCATTTCATTGCTTTCTTTCTTGGTGCGGCAAATAAGAGTGCGAGAGGGGGTCTGCATTTCTGCATTAATTTGGTGCAGTCACACTTGCTATTACACCCTAATTTCCTTTATTTTCACAGGGAAGACAATGTGTCTTTTATTTCTTCATATTTCATGTTCTTTGTTGCCTTGGTGCCATGGCattcataggcatgcgcagggttctccgtTACAGGGAACAAAGTTTCACTGCAGGCTACTGTACTTAATTTACCCTTGCTGGAATTTGCTATGCCTAAGTTGTTCAATCGTATAAATGACAGCACCAACAGCCTTACAGTGTGACTACGTTATCTGTGTTTTTGTTTGTACATTGTCTTTATTCCTTTGCTTAGAGCCAATCTAGAGAAACGACATAACAGAAAGGGATGATTGCATAGGAACTGTGGCATACCCCGCCCACTCTAAACGGCCATGCCACGGTTAATCATCGTCGTCATCGTTATCATAACCACCTATCGCACACGTAGTCACATGTCCAGCTACATAATTGCACAAGTTGTGTCACAGTTGTATAGTATCAAACCAATTTTCACGCCATGCTATTTGCATAGCATGTGGGCACTTCAACACTGCGAATTCGTTACGAACAATTCTGCCACAATTATCAACAGCAGCCTTCAGTCACGCATAGAGTCACGTGTGCATCTATGTTGGTGCACATGTTGTGTTGCATTGCATAGTATTGTACCAGGTGTCATTCCGTCTGAGTTTCATAATGTGTGGGCATTTTAAAGCTGCCCATAGTCTCAGCCTTTTtttgtcatcattatcatcatcatcataaccgAAGCAGGCTTCTCTAGCATGTGTAGAGTCACGCCTGCATCTACGTTAGTGCACATATTGTGCTGCAGTTGCGTAGTATTGCACCAGATGTCACGCCATAGGTATTGTTTAACGTATGGGAGCTTTAAGGCTACCCACGCATTAGAAAGAGTTTTTTCACAATAGGCCTTTCCTAAAAGTCGCATGCGCCACTGTGTGTCGGCGCACTGCATCTCGGGGGAAAAAAGAGCACCgaactccgtcgtctgcttcagccgcgtgttGAGGCTTGTCGTAATGCACATGGTTTGTTGCTTCACTTGCCGTCTCCGAGTACTGTCATGCAGTTATCACTTCTTACATCAGGCTGGTCATTTTAGGCTACGGAGTAAACCTCGTTGTACCTGGCAAGGCATATCATGCGATGCAGTTGATGTTAGCAGTAACAATGTAAATAATCACTTCATTGACAGCTCACGCACCTTTCACATGTGGTGCGTGTCTGTAGCAGCAGAAAACCACTTGCTCATACCACATATACGCAGGGTGGGCTCGTAATTTGAGCGAATCGCTGCTTATATTGGAATAGTGTCATGCACGGACAATCCTCCCAACCGTGCAGAGCTCTGTAGTGTGCATGTTTTTGATAGCCCACGTTTTCTCTAAACTGTCATTGTCGGACTTCTATATTTTTTGCATTGTAACAATTTAAAAAGCGAGATACGCTTTTTCTTTGTAGATTATATGGCAGTTTCCTAATTGGAATGCATTAAACGGAATTCACTAACAGTGGTTACGCGTTCCCGCAGCATTTCTTGGCCATATGTATATGGCTGCGAGACGTGTTACACTGCACCCCCATGGCTCCCATTTTGATGTAACTCATTAACATAAGTAACATATATGCCATGCCTTTCCGCACAAAATCCGATACTTACTTAATGAACCTTGTTTTCTCAGATACATGGCCACCAAAATCGGAGTTTGAGTGTCGGTCATTGCCATGCTAGTTTTGACTACAATTTCAGGCAACTCCTTCCAAGCGTGCATTCTTACTTCTTGCTGTTATTAGGCACTACCACCTTCTGCACACAAACTCATGCAATATTCTTAAAGAAATTGCGAGGGTGTATGCTTGCGTGTCATTTCCGCCTTTCGCTTGTCACTCTCATTTACCATGTTTAAATGTCACACGGAGGACAAAGTATGGCTCAGTGAACATGTTGATTTATTTCACCATACATTTCATAATTATTTTGCAAGTGTGATATCTTAGCAAGTGAGCAAGGGCCAAAGTGtttcaaagggcccctaaataCGCCTGGAGAAAGCAGTATAGAGATTTTCCATCGTCATTCTGTGAGGCCAGTGTTATTACACAAGAAGCCAGGCACGGTACAACCAAACATGCCATTTCAGGCTACAGAATTTTCAAGGCGGACAAAGTATCATGTGCAGAGGGTTGCCAAAGTGTAAACCGCCCTCCTCGTCTTTGCCGGTTTATCCGCCACACCCACTTGCTATTCATCGTCTCgtttttatggaaatattgaaaCGAAATGTGTGCATGCCTCATCCTGTTGAACCTGGAACATGGCACGTCAGTGGCATGTGCAGCTTATATCTTTGGATAGCTTTTACCCACATGTGCATGCCTTAAGTAGGAGAGTTACTTGTCTGTGCAGGACTGGTGCCAAGTGTGTGCCAGGTGTGGCCCAGGACAAGAAACTGCCTGGTGCAGACTACCACCAACTGGGTGTGACTCGGACCAAGCCTGGCAGGGGCGCTAAATCTCTCTCCATGTCATGTAGTGATAAAATGGCCAAATGGCGCTGCTGTGGCCTTGAGGGGGCATTACTGTCCCATTTTATTGCAGGCGATGAACCACTGCGTTTGTCGTCGGTGATTGTTGCTGGGTGTGTAAGCTGTCGATACGTCCCTTTCCTTCCTTTTCCTCTGATACATTTATCTGGAAAATAGTTCTTGTTTTGTTTGGTAAAACTTTTAGGCATCGCAGTGTTTCTAAGCATGAAAGCATTCGTTTCAGACAAATCCACTACTTTGTATTATGACTGACATTTTTACATTGTAATTCAGTGTAACATGCAGGTAGATCTTTTGGATACCAGCATTGAAGCCTCAGTCATGTTGATGTATAGTAGGAGTCTCTGTGAAAAAGATATAAGACAAAAGAGATATAAACAGGACAAGCACAGCAGGCGATCCACCAAGTTTAATCACTGCCATCTACTACTGAAAATAGTAAAGTGCAAATTTCTATGCACTTGTGTCCTTTGTGCGGTGATTTCTACTTTCTAGTGTATGTTAGTTAGGTCATGAAGGAGTCCTAGTGTAGTATAACACATAGTTGTTGTTATCAAGTTAAGAAGAATGCTTTTTAGTGCTTTTGCATCCGCTTTCTTTGTTCATGATAAGGTGCACTTGGACATTGTTTTTTTTAGGTGTCCATACAGTGAAGATGCCATGAGACGTGCACTTGATGAGAGGCTTTCAGTTTCAGACGACGTTCCAGCCCTTGAGTTTCACTACAGTATGAAAACATTCTGCCATTCCCGCCTTAAAGCTGTTGAAAACAATGCTGATTCTGCCATTCCATGTGCTTCAAGTGAGTCTTTGTTCTTGGGTGACTTCATTATTTTCACTTTTACATCAGCATGTTTGTATGATTCACACCATCAGTTTATTTAACAGGATTCAAACCTTTTAGCAGTCTTCACAAAGTCTAGATCTTTGAGTGGCACCCTCTCGTGTGTTACATCAGCAAGGACGTTCCCCTGCTGCGTGGTGTGTGGGCTCTCCACATAAAGGCAGCTTGACACTGTCGGTCTACCTATCCTTCTCAAGTTATTGAAATACTAGTCAGCACATTCATAGAACGGGTTGTATGGAAAGTTTCAGAGCCCTATATATTCCCCATGAAATCGAGCAGAGCCACCATCAAGAACATGCTTAGTGTGTCTTGGTCCTGGTGTTGTCTGCTAGTCTTCGGCATGAACGCATGCATATATGCTGTGGGTTTCCTTTCATGACCTCTGTTAGTCCGGTGTACAGGATGACTTGCTGGCCCTCTTTTTCACTACACTTTTACTTAATTTTTTGACAGCCTTTAGCTGAATTGTCAGCCACAGTATCTGCACATTAATGCAGTGCTAATTGTTCAACACATTCTGCATGTTTGGTCACTCTGCTTCACTGTTGTTTTTAATTTTGTTGCTGCTCAGCACTTTAGGCACTCTACAAATACGTTTGATGCCTTTCTTAAGAAAACAGGtggttgctacaggcaacaatctTTCATTAGGTCAGTTTTCACCATATGTTCTCTGAGCAAATGTAATAAGTATTTGAAATTATGACTAGAAAATTGAGAAGTTTAGGTTTACTTGTACTTGACTGATTAAGTAGTTTGAGTGCTTAACATACAAAAGAAAAGGAGGAGCCCAATGGTACATTAAAATATTGACATGCtttcctgcattttttttatataacaTCCATGTGTTTCAATTCAGTGTTTTATCAGTTGTCTGTGGTCATCTCAAAATGCATTGAACAGAAATAGTGTAGTCATACTGGCTTAAATAAAGTTCTCATATTGGAAAGTAGTAATGAGATTCATTTGCAAGAAAGTAGTGTAAAGCATGCTTGACGATTACAGAGCATGATAGACGGTGGTGGTGTTTGAGATAAACCACTTGTCAGCGAAATTGTTAAATTTCCATGTCAGCAAAAGTTTTATATACACAACACTGTGTGACTAGAAATGAGTGAAATGTCACACTACAGTTGAAACTCACTCTAATGAAACCCAATTTTACTAAGTTCCAAATCTAA includes these proteins:
- the LOC119404310 gene encoding tRNA-specific adenosine deaminase 1 isoform X1, translating into MAQIDDFAERVASICYLAYDGLPKTGKPSRDCEWTLLSTLLLQDVNQDTLQIVSFATGTKSIPTDHACRLGNQVIDNHAEVLARRCFLRNTCIYLQVECFLFVYSELLKLAHGGDSSVFETTDSSVFECRLKPGLKIHLFSSHTPCGDASIFPKTGDVSSAAEVEDVENDATPSKRPRLDPDIYRTGAKCVPGVAQDKKLPGADYHQLGVTRTKPGRGAKSLSMSCSDKMAKWRCCGLEGALLSHFIAGDEPLRLSSVIVAGCPYSEDAMRRALDERLSVSDDVPALEFHYSMKTFCHSRLKAVENNADSAIPCASSIMWWLGSDKSVYVGVNGYKQGVTRKNLCKPVARLPVCRSELFELFHKLMHEISPGRLPKTLRKDDLRTYAQFKQAAKVYQKRKVGFHAHLPGWTSKSPDLQNFTIAESA
- the LOC119404310 gene encoding tRNA-specific adenosine deaminase 1 isoform X2, with product MAQIDDFAERVASICYLAYDGLPKTGKPSRDCEWTLLSTLLLQDVNQDTLQIVSFATGTKSIPTDHACRLGNQVIDNHAEVLARRCFLRFVYSELLKLAHGGDSSVFETTDSSVFECRLKPGLKIHLFSSHTPCGDASIFPKTGDVSSAAEVEDVENDATPSKRPRLDPDIYRTGAKCVPGVAQDKKLPGADYHQLGVTRTKPGRGAKSLSMSCSDKMAKWRCCGLEGALLSHFIAGDEPLRLSSVIVAGCPYSEDAMRRALDERLSVSDDVPALEFHYSMKTFCHSRLKAVENNADSAIPCASSIMWWLGSDKSVYVGVNGYKQGVTRKNLCKPVARLPVCRSELFELFHKLMHEISPGRLPKTLRKDDLRTYAQFKQAAKVYQKRKVGFHAHLPGWTSKSPDLQNFTIAESA